A single genomic interval of Tsukamurella paurometabola harbors:
- the pyk gene encoding pyruvate kinase has protein sequence MTRRTKIVCTLGPAVGTDEKVLALVEEGMDVARLNFSHGEHADHAVNYNRVRAASDRTGRAVGILADLQGPKIRLGRFAGDGRTVWETGETVRITVEDVVGTHDRVSTTYKELAQDARPGDRLLVDDGKVGLKVVSVDGNDVVCEVTEGGPVSNNKGVSLPGMNVSVPALSEKDIEDLEFALGLGVDFIALSFVRSPADIERVHAVMDRVGRRIPVIAKLEKPEAIENLEAVILAFDAVMVARGDLGVELPLEEVPLVQKRAIQIARENAKPVIVATQMLESMIENSRPTRAEASDVANAVLDGADAVMLSGEVSVGKYPIETVRTMGKIVQAVEDGGPSVPPLNHVPRTKRGIISYAARDIGERLNAKALVAFTQSGDTVRRLARLHTRLPLLAFTPLPEVRSQLALSWGTETFLVDGADSTDAMIRQVDHSLEGIGRYSKGDQVVIVAGAPPGTIGSTNLIQVHRIGEDDH, from the coding sequence GTGACTCGTCGAACCAAGATCGTCTGCACCCTGGGCCCCGCCGTCGGAACCGATGAGAAGGTCCTCGCCCTCGTCGAGGAGGGCATGGATGTTGCGCGCCTGAATTTCAGCCATGGCGAACACGCCGACCATGCGGTGAACTACAACCGCGTGCGCGCCGCGTCGGATAGGACCGGCCGGGCTGTCGGGATCCTCGCTGATCTGCAGGGCCCGAAGATCCGGCTGGGTCGGTTCGCCGGCGACGGCCGGACCGTGTGGGAGACGGGTGAGACGGTGCGGATCACCGTCGAGGATGTGGTCGGTACGCATGATCGGGTGTCGACCACGTACAAGGAGTTGGCGCAGGACGCGCGTCCGGGTGATCGGTTGTTGGTCGATGACGGGAAGGTCGGCCTGAAGGTCGTCTCTGTCGACGGCAATGATGTGGTGTGTGAGGTCACTGAGGGTGGCCCCGTTTCCAACAACAAGGGTGTGTCCCTGCCGGGGATGAACGTGTCGGTGCCGGCGCTCAGTGAGAAGGACATCGAGGATCTGGAGTTCGCGCTCGGGTTGGGTGTGGATTTCATTGCGCTGTCGTTCGTGCGGTCGCCGGCGGATATCGAGCGGGTGCATGCGGTGATGGACCGGGTGGGTCGGCGGATTCCGGTGATCGCGAAGTTGGAGAAGCCGGAGGCGATCGAGAATCTGGAGGCCGTGATTCTGGCGTTCGATGCGGTGATGGTCGCGCGTGGTGATCTGGGCGTGGAGTTGCCGCTGGAGGAGGTGCCGCTGGTGCAGAAGCGTGCGATTCAGATCGCGCGGGAGAACGCCAAGCCGGTGATCGTGGCGACGCAGATGTTGGAGTCGATGATCGAGAACAGCCGTCCCACGCGGGCGGAGGCCTCGGATGTGGCGAATGCGGTGCTCGACGGTGCGGACGCGGTGATGCTCTCGGGTGAGGTGTCGGTGGGCAAGTATCCGATCGAGACGGTGCGCACGATGGGCAAGATCGTGCAGGCCGTCGAGGACGGCGGACCGTCGGTGCCGCCGCTCAACCACGTGCCGCGCACCAAGCGCGGCATCATCTCCTACGCCGCCCGCGATATCGGGGAGCGGCTCAACGCCAAGGCCCTCGTCGCGTTCACCCAGTCCGGTGACACGGTGCGCCGGCTGGCGCGCCTGCACACGCGGCTGCCGCTGCTGGCGTTCACGCCGCTGCCCGAGGTCCGCAGCCAGCTCGCCCTGTCCTGGGGTACGGAGACCTTCCTCGTCGACGGTGCCGACAGCACCGACGCCATGATCCGGCAGGTGGACCACTCGCTCGAGGGCATCGGCCGCTACTCCAAGGGCGATCAGGTCGTGATCGTCGCCGGCGCGCCCCCCGGCACGATCGGCTCGACCAACCTCATCCAGGTGCACCGCATCGGCGAAGACGATCACTGA
- a CDS encoding acyl-CoA thioesterase produces MTETLTDFDEFLGTLDLAEAGEDRYLGRHPAKTASRTFGGQILSQAIVASGNTVPGARDSLFLHAAHTHFINGGETNADLEFVVRRLRDTRNVANRLVSVEQGGTVLALMQLAYQTDGRNPLVHSDPAPDVPGPEDLPNIQDTLAGYEDVVTMFVDAPQPMDMRFTNDPAWIAKGKGLIQEDNNVWIRTAGPLPEDQVIHDAALAYASDTTILDSIITRHGLSWGFDRIMAVTLNQSLWFHRRVRFDQYNLYSSHSTVADGGRGMSNGQFFDSEGILVASTTQEGVLKYFPSKGAK; encoded by the coding sequence ATGACGGAGACACTCACCGATTTCGACGAGTTCCTCGGCACCCTGGATCTCGCGGAGGCGGGGGAGGACCGCTACCTCGGTCGGCACCCCGCCAAGACCGCGTCCCGCACGTTCGGCGGCCAGATCCTCTCGCAGGCGATCGTCGCCTCGGGCAACACGGTTCCGGGTGCCCGGGATTCGCTGTTCCTGCACGCCGCGCACACGCACTTCATCAACGGCGGGGAGACGAACGCCGATCTCGAGTTCGTGGTGCGGCGCCTGCGGGACACCCGGAACGTCGCGAACCGCCTCGTGTCCGTGGAGCAGGGCGGTACCGTGCTCGCCCTGATGCAGCTCGCGTACCAGACCGACGGCCGGAACCCCCTGGTGCACAGCGATCCTGCGCCCGACGTGCCGGGCCCCGAGGACCTGCCGAACATCCAGGACACCCTCGCCGGGTACGAGGACGTGGTCACGATGTTCGTCGACGCGCCCCAGCCGATGGACATGCGCTTCACCAACGATCCGGCGTGGATCGCCAAGGGCAAGGGACTGATCCAGGAGGACAACAACGTCTGGATCCGCACCGCCGGGCCTCTCCCGGAGGACCAGGTGATCCACGACGCGGCGCTCGCCTACGCGTCGGACACCACAATCCTCGACTCGATCATCACCCGGCACGGCCTGTCGTGGGGATTCGACCGCATCATGGCCGTGACCCTCAACCAGTCCCTGTGGTTCCACCGCCGCGTCCGATTCGATCAGTACAACCTGTATTCGTCGCATTCGACGGTGGCCGACGGCGGTCGCGGTATGTCGAACGGGCAATTCTTCGATTCGGAGGGCATTCTGGTAGCAAGCACAACCCAGGAGGGTGTGCTCAAGTACTTCCCGTCGAAGGGGGCGAAGTGA
- a CDS encoding rhomboid family intramembrane serine protease, which yields MTALGTGTTTRRDWQPVVTYSLIAVNVIVFAFSAKQTGSIENNMASYEVARFALSEPATANGWWWTAVTSGFLHFGPIHLLVNMFSLYVFGRNVEQALGRARFGAIYALSLLGGSAAVLWFGLERTITVGASGAIFGLIGAALVLFLKFRLNPTSLLLIIGVNVVASFTFSSISWLGHLGGFILGTLVAAGFVYVPELLPRDRRTRQQVEGLGWACAGVLAAVVVAAIAIRFGTYPGAQVYSVR from the coding sequence GTGACCGCACTCGGAACCGGGACCACCACCCGGCGGGACTGGCAGCCCGTCGTGACCTACTCGCTGATCGCCGTCAACGTGATCGTCTTCGCGTTCAGCGCGAAGCAGACCGGCAGCATCGAGAACAACATGGCCTCGTACGAGGTCGCGAGGTTCGCACTGTCCGAACCCGCCACCGCGAACGGCTGGTGGTGGACGGCGGTCACCTCGGGCTTCCTTCACTTCGGGCCGATCCACCTGCTGGTCAACATGTTCTCGCTGTACGTCTTCGGCCGCAACGTCGAGCAGGCGCTCGGCCGGGCGCGGTTCGGTGCGATCTACGCGCTGTCGCTGCTCGGTGGCAGCGCCGCCGTGCTCTGGTTCGGGCTCGAGAGGACGATCACCGTCGGTGCGTCCGGCGCGATCTTCGGCCTGATCGGTGCTGCGCTGGTGCTCTTCCTGAAATTCCGGCTGAATCCCACGTCGCTGCTCCTGATCATCGGGGTCAACGTCGTCGCCTCGTTCACGTTCTCCAGCATCTCGTGGCTCGGCCACCTCGGCGGCTTCATCCTGGGCACCCTGGTCGCCGCGGGCTTCGTCTACGTGCCGGAGTTGCTGCCCCGCGACAGGCGCACCCGGCAGCAGGTCGAGGGACTCGGCTGGGCGTGTGCCGGCGTCCTGGCCGCCGTCGTCGTCGCGGCGATCGCGATCCGCTTCGGCACCTACCCGGGTGCGCAGGTGTACTCCGTGCGGTAG
- a CDS encoding cytochrome c oxidase assembly protein: MATTSPDVLHTWVFTPVVTGLMVVASILYVYGTIRARRAGVAWPISRLLSWFVAMALLVFSVNTVMAELAKHLFWAHMVVHLVLITVVPMFLVLAEPIRLLATATGETGDRRVRAVLGNRVVRLITSPVVGLPLYAFALISTHLTGFQDLALDNPWLKQLEYTGYFVVGWIFMLPLIGNELCGPTKLSHPLRFASFLLAMGPDTLVGVTLMMTTTELAPGYAASRLGWGPTGLEDQSAAGAIMWFGGDGLMMILLLVVAFQWITAEATGKRGGGMGSWLDSARRGQLMGEDGADVDVDDDEAALAAYNARLREMNRGH, encoded by the coding sequence GTGGCGACCACGTCGCCGGATGTGCTCCATACCTGGGTTTTCACCCCTGTGGTGACGGGGCTCATGGTCGTCGCCTCCATCCTCTACGTGTACGGCACGATCCGCGCGCGGCGCGCCGGAGTCGCGTGGCCCATCTCGCGTCTTCTCTCGTGGTTCGTAGCCATGGCGCTCCTGGTGTTCTCGGTCAACACCGTGATGGCGGAGCTCGCCAAGCACCTGTTCTGGGCGCACATGGTGGTGCACCTCGTGCTCATCACGGTGGTGCCGATGTTCCTCGTGCTCGCGGAACCGATCCGGCTGCTCGCGACGGCGACCGGTGAGACGGGCGACCGCCGCGTGCGCGCTGTGCTGGGCAACCGGGTGGTCCGCCTGATCACCAGCCCGGTCGTCGGCCTGCCGCTGTACGCGTTCGCGCTGATCAGTACCCACCTCACCGGCTTCCAGGATCTCGCCCTCGACAATCCGTGGCTCAAGCAGCTCGAGTACACCGGCTACTTCGTGGTCGGCTGGATCTTCATGCTCCCGCTCATCGGCAACGAGCTGTGCGGCCCCACCAAACTGTCGCACCCGCTGCGCTTCGCCTCGTTCCTGCTGGCGATGGGCCCGGACACCCTGGTGGGCGTCACGCTGATGATGACCACCACGGAGCTGGCGCCCGGGTACGCCGCGTCGCGACTGGGCTGGGGCCCCACCGGGCTCGAGGACCAGTCGGCGGCCGGCGCCATCATGTGGTTCGGCGGCGACGGCCTCATGATGATCCTGCTGCTCGTGGTGGCGTTCCAGTGGATCACCGCGGAGGCCACCGGCAAACGCGGCGGGGGCATGGGCTCCTGGCTCGACTCCGCCCGCCGTGGACAGCTCATGGGCGAGGACGGGGCGGACGTCGACGTGGACGACGACGAGGCGGCACTCGCCGCCTACAACGCCCGGCTCCGGGAGATGAACCGGGGCCACTGA
- a CDS encoding ANTAR domain-containing response regulator: MKDTEPTPHRVLVAEDEAIIRMDLTEMLREEGYDVVGEAENGQVALEKARELQPDLVIMDVKMPVRTGLDAAQDIARERIAPVVMLTAFGQREFVEKAREAGAMAYLVKPFTKADLVPAIEIAISRFAELKALEKEVTTLAGQLETRKLVDRAKSILMQAHGVSEPEAFRWIQRTAMDRRTDMRTVAHLVIDTLGTPTDTAGAP; encoded by the coding sequence ATGAAAGACACCGAGCCCACCCCGCACCGCGTCCTCGTCGCCGAGGACGAGGCGATCATCCGCATGGACCTCACCGAGATGCTGCGGGAGGAGGGCTACGACGTGGTCGGCGAGGCCGAGAACGGCCAAGTGGCCCTGGAGAAGGCCCGCGAACTCCAGCCCGACCTGGTGATCATGGATGTGAAGATGCCGGTTCGCACCGGCCTCGACGCCGCACAGGACATCGCACGCGAGCGGATCGCCCCCGTCGTGATGCTCACCGCCTTCGGTCAACGCGAGTTCGTCGAGAAGGCCCGCGAGGCCGGCGCGATGGCCTACCTCGTCAAACCGTTCACCAAGGCCGACCTGGTCCCCGCCATCGAGATCGCGATCAGCCGATTCGCCGAGCTCAAGGCGCTGGAGAAGGAGGTCACCACACTTGCCGGCCAACTCGAGACCCGCAAGCTCGTGGACCGGGCGAAGAGCATCCTCATGCAGGCGCACGGCGTCTCGGAACCGGAGGCGTTCCGGTGGATCCAGCGGACCGCGATGGACCGCCGGACCGACATGCGCACCGTGGCACACCTGGTGATCGACACCCTGGGCACCCCCACCGACACGGCGGGAGCGCCCTAG
- a CDS encoding alpha/beta hydrolase, which translates to MNVLSLTQLRERAGNLWALTLGEGIRPVERTPHVVVADGDHRTLRRFASDSDRGAAAVAGAAPVLLVPPIAAPATCYDLSPETSVVAHLASTARVPYVIDFGEMGYGDRGLGFEDFALDIIPQAIARTLEDFWDGEVPDGAGVDLYGWSLGGTLSFLTAGASTDSIRSIVSIATPLKYAAQPPYPLVTKLAKPVRGMGPGALIALMGGIPAPIVQVAYRATSWDRELKKPKFVLENLGEPEKLARMEVIDRFQRTFPGYPGKLATQLWERLIFRGELAAGHVQLGERTIDLHSIDVPIQLFGSHRDALCAWETARHGVDLFTGSPRVEFATVESSHLGLVAGPDAVRETWPVIDAFLASVDAGSEVADPAR; encoded by the coding sequence ATGAACGTATTGAGCCTGACTCAATTGCGCGAGCGTGCCGGCAATCTCTGGGCGCTGACCCTGGGGGAGGGCATCCGCCCCGTCGAGCGCACCCCGCACGTCGTCGTCGCCGACGGTGACCACCGCACCCTCCGCCGGTTCGCCTCGGATTCCGACCGTGGTGCCGCTGCGGTCGCCGGAGCTGCGCCGGTGCTTCTGGTGCCGCCGATCGCCGCGCCCGCCACCTGCTACGACCTCTCGCCGGAGACGTCGGTGGTCGCGCACCTGGCCTCGACGGCGCGCGTCCCCTACGTCATCGACTTCGGTGAGATGGGCTACGGCGACCGTGGGCTCGGGTTCGAGGACTTCGCGCTCGACATCATCCCGCAGGCCATCGCGCGGACCCTGGAGGACTTCTGGGACGGGGAGGTGCCCGACGGTGCCGGCGTCGACCTGTACGGATGGAGCCTGGGTGGCACGCTGTCGTTCCTCACCGCCGGCGCGTCGACGGACTCCATCCGCTCGATCGTCTCCATCGCCACCCCGCTGAAGTACGCCGCGCAGCCGCCGTACCCGCTCGTGACGAAGCTGGCGAAGCCCGTCCGCGGCATGGGTCCCGGCGCGCTGATCGCGCTCATGGGCGGCATCCCTGCGCCGATCGTGCAGGTGGCCTACCGCGCCACGTCGTGGGACCGCGAGCTCAAGAAGCCCAAGTTCGTGCTGGAGAACCTCGGCGAGCCCGAGAAGCTCGCGCGCATGGAGGTCATCGACCGCTTCCAGCGCACCTTCCCCGGCTACCCCGGCAAGCTGGCGACGCAGCTGTGGGAGCGGCTGATCTTCCGCGGCGAGCTCGCCGCCGGGCACGTGCAGCTGGGGGAGCGGACCATCGATCTGCACTCCATCGACGTGCCCATCCAGCTCTTCGGCTCGCACCGGGACGCCCTGTGCGCGTGGGAGACCGCGCGACACGGCGTGGATCTGTTCACCGGCTCGCCGCGCGTCGAGTTCGCGACCGTCGAGTCCAGCCACCTCGGCCTCGTCGCCGGCCCCGATGCCGTCCGCGAGACCTGGCCCGTGATCGACGCCTTCCTCGCGTCCGTGGATGCCGGGTCCGAGGTCGCCGACCCCGCCCGGTAA
- a CDS encoding site-specific integrase, with product MVRYRRPSGVQTTKRGFRTRREAEAYLATVQVSALRGEYIDVNAGRVTIGTLGTEWLAGRAHTKPSGERSVESAWRVHVEPRWGQVQVVKVRATDIRVWIAELSENLGPNSVARIHGVLSGILEGAVADRRIGSNPARGVKLPRRGTAKSNEFLTHTQVALFANEAKQHAIEVYVLAYTGLRWSELAGLLRRHIDLRRGRVSVERIAVFVGKTVHIGDPKDYERRTVPLPAFVVTMLADHCRGMQPDDIVFPAAQGGYAKPPGHNTWWDGAVQRCIKNTTNTRAKEAAQSEHGEATTPPFPRVTPHDMRHTAASLAISAGAHVKAVQRMLGHSSATLTLDTYADLFPDDLDSVAVALDRAATLSA from the coding sequence ATGGTGAGGTATCGCCGTCCGAGCGGTGTCCAGACGACGAAACGCGGATTTCGAACTCGAAGGGAAGCGGAAGCGTACCTCGCCACCGTCCAGGTCAGCGCACTTCGTGGCGAGTACATCGATGTCAACGCTGGCAGGGTCACAATCGGCACTCTCGGCACGGAGTGGCTCGCGGGTCGCGCGCACACCAAACCGTCCGGTGAGCGCTCAGTCGAATCGGCTTGGCGCGTCCACGTCGAGCCGCGTTGGGGCCAAGTCCAGGTTGTGAAGGTGCGGGCCACCGATATTCGGGTCTGGATTGCCGAGTTGTCCGAGAACTTGGGTCCCAACTCAGTCGCGCGGATCCACGGCGTGCTGTCCGGCATCTTGGAGGGGGCGGTGGCAGACAGGCGGATCGGGTCGAATCCCGCCCGCGGTGTGAAGTTGCCTCGACGAGGTACCGCGAAGAGCAACGAGTTTCTCACTCACACGCAGGTCGCACTGTTCGCCAACGAGGCCAAGCAGCATGCGATTGAGGTCTATGTCCTTGCGTACACAGGGTTGCGTTGGTCGGAGCTCGCGGGCCTCCTGCGGCGTCACATAGACCTCCGACGCGGCAGAGTGTCGGTTGAGAGGATCGCCGTGTTCGTGGGTAAGACGGTGCACATCGGCGATCCAAAGGACTACGAGCGTCGAACGGTTCCCCTACCCGCGTTCGTCGTCACGATGCTCGCCGACCACTGCCGAGGGATGCAGCCAGATGACATCGTGTTTCCGGCTGCTCAAGGCGGATACGCCAAGCCGCCGGGGCATAACACCTGGTGGGACGGTGCAGTTCAGCGATGCATCAAGAACACCACCAATACGCGCGCAAAGGAAGCTGCGCAGAGCGAGCACGGAGAGGCTACGACGCCACCTTTCCCTCGTGTGACGCCGCACGACATGCGACACACTGCAGCCTCGTTGGCCATCTCCGCGGGCGCTCATGTCAAGGCTGTTCAAAGAATGCTGGGCCACAGCTCTGCCACGCTCACTCTCGACACCTACGCGGATCTCTTCCCCGACGACCTCGACAGCGTCGCTGTCGCACTAGACCGCGCAGCCACCCTCTCCGCGTAA
- a CDS encoding helix-turn-helix domain-containing protein codes for MTKLDTLIGARVRQLRTDAGFSQDQLARAAQRAGLTWQKARVTQLEQGKVAAAHLETLLPLAIALGDLLGHPLQLADLIPESEEPVRSALRGTPVTPLLPPLPDPTLAPGWGAVDDRISAELDADPVVVQVAAERLYGTTATVERDRRAGEGANKQRRARQTPLIVAEVAAEIERVAVEEAALDGND; via the coding sequence GTGACTAAACTCGACACGCTCATTGGAGCGCGCGTCCGCCAGCTTCGTACGGATGCGGGCTTCAGCCAGGACCAACTCGCGCGCGCGGCACAGCGGGCAGGCCTTACCTGGCAGAAGGCACGGGTAACCCAGCTTGAACAGGGCAAGGTCGCGGCTGCGCATCTAGAGACATTGCTCCCCTTGGCTATTGCACTTGGCGACCTGCTGGGCCATCCCCTTCAGCTTGCTGACCTTATCCCCGAGTCCGAGGAGCCCGTCCGTTCGGCGCTGCGCGGCACCCCTGTCACACCGCTGCTCCCCCCGCTTCCCGATCCAACCCTCGCACCGGGTTGGGGTGCGGTCGATGACCGGATCAGCGCAGAACTCGACGCTGATCCGGTAGTCGTCCAAGTTGCCGCCGAACGCTTATACGGCACGACGGCGACAGTCGAGCGTGATCGTCGCGCTGGCGAAGGAGCGAACAAGCAGCGACGCGCTCGGCAGACTCCGCTCATCGTCGCCGAGGTGGCGGCTGAGATCGAGAGGGTCGCGGTTGAGGAGGCCGCGCTCGATGGCAACGATTGA
- a CDS encoding DUF6247 family protein has protein sequence MDRREDRAKNSEELNRRLAESDGPLGVHDDDERGTSYGPLWVADGDPRVYTEESDYSVEQAREQALFWWAAAAAAERNRMERMADDVEHGDYVPIPGSLEVHVPLPEYVPVDRTGPAIRAALREASPDELPDFEAEFRIALAEAEDNFDLSRVDAALTRWWGVAHMRLNPPTAAERELVEQVARGDFEGLQVEWRVYLIREGPGWSAVIPGTPIAADGATREEALDEMVDALRDYVESRNEYLRLAPNHAANKNLVDLIDGETDESLRRWVAAGDCGDAQREYDTSPVLRDALRRAREARSVKRVFRRRDE, from the coding sequence ATGGACCGCCGTGAGGATCGAGCCAAGAACAGCGAGGAGCTGAATCGGCGGCTAGCGGAGAGCGACGGTCCCCTCGGCGTTCACGACGACGATGAGCGGGGAACGAGCTACGGGCCGCTGTGGGTCGCCGACGGTGATCCGAGGGTCTATACCGAGGAATCTGACTATTCGGTCGAGCAGGCCCGTGAACAGGCCCTCTTCTGGTGGGCCGCAGCTGCGGCTGCCGAACGAAACCGCATGGAACGTATGGCTGACGACGTCGAGCATGGCGATTACGTGCCCATACCCGGCAGCTTGGAAGTGCATGTTCCGCTGCCTGAGTACGTGCCCGTCGACCGCACGGGACCGGCGATACGAGCCGCTCTGCGGGAGGCATCGCCGGATGAGCTTCCGGATTTCGAAGCGGAGTTCCGGATCGCGCTGGCCGAGGCGGAGGACAACTTCGACCTCTCCCGGGTAGACGCGGCCCTCACCCGCTGGTGGGGTGTCGCGCACATGCGTCTCAACCCGCCGACTGCCGCGGAGCGCGAGCTCGTCGAGCAGGTCGCTCGCGGCGACTTCGAGGGGCTGCAAGTTGAGTGGCGCGTCTACTTGATTCGTGAAGGGCCGGGCTGGTCCGCGGTGATTCCCGGAACGCCGATCGCAGCGGACGGCGCGACGCGCGAGGAGGCTCTCGACGAGATGGTCGACGCCCTGCGTGACTACGTCGAGTCGCGGAACGAGTACCTCCGGCTCGCTCCTAACCACGCCGCCAACAAGAACCTCGTCGACTTGATCGACGGCGAGACCGACGAAAGCCTGCGCAGATGGGTAGCCGCCGGGGACTGCGGCGACGCGCAGCGCGAGTACGACACCTCGCCGGTCCTACGCGATGCCCTGCGGCGCGCTCGGGAAGCGCGGTCCGTGAAGAGGGTGTTCCGCCGCCGCGACGAGTAG
- a CDS encoding IS3 family transposase (programmed frameshift), with the protein MPKPYPQEFRDDVVRVARERESGVTLAQIAKDFGIHEMTLQKWLRRADIDDGRRPGTTSTESVELRELRKRNRLLEQENEVLRRAAAYLSQANLPKRLYPLVKELAADGIPVAVTCRVLKLSRPPYYRWLTEAVTTAERTEAVRANALFDAHRDDPEFGYRFLADEAEAAGQSMSARTAWRICSENSWWSRFGKKRGRNGKKPGPPVHDDLVERDFTAESPNQLWLSDITEHWTDEGKVYLCAIKDACSGRIVGYSIDSRMQSRLAVSALNNAVARRSHDVAGCIVHSDRGSQFRSRKFVSALNRHHLVGSMGRVGAAGDNAAMESFFALLQRNVLDRQRWSTREQLRIAIVTWIERTYHRRRRQARLGRLTPIEYEAIINTAASAA; encoded by the exons GTGCCGAAGCCGTATCCGCAGGAGTTCCGTGATGACGTGGTCCGCGTGGCCCGTGAGCGCGAGTCGGGGGTGACGCTCGCCCAGATCGCGAAGGACTTCGGGATTCATGAGATGACGCTGCAGAAGTGGTTGCGCCGCGCGGATATCGATGACGGCCGCAGGCCGGGAACGACATCAACGGAATCGGTTGAGCTGCGTGAGCTGCGGAAGCGGAATCGCTTGCTGGAGCAGGAGAATGAGGTATTGCGGCGGGCGGCGGCGTATCTGTCGCAGGCGAATCTGCCG AAAAGGCTCTACCCGCTCGTGAAGGAGCTCGCCGCCGACGGCATTCCCGTGGCGGTGACGTGCCGGGTTCTCAAGCTCTCTCGTCCGCCGTACTACCGGTGGCTGACCGAGGCGGTCACCACGGCTGAACGAACCGAGGCCGTGCGGGCGAACGCGCTGTTCGATGCCCACCGTGATGACCCGGAGTTCGGGTATCGATTTCTCGCCGATGAGGCCGAAGCTGCTGGCCAGAGCATGAGTGCGCGGACGGCGTGGCGGATCTGCTCGGAGAACAGCTGGTGGTCAAGGTTCGGGAAGAAACGCGGCCGGAACGGGAAGAAACCCGGCCCGCCGGTGCACGACGACCTCGTCGAACGCGACTTCACCGCCGAATCTCCGAACCAGTTGTGGCTCAGCGATATCACCGAGCATTGGACTGACGAGGGCAAGGTCTACCTTTGCGCGATCAAGGACGCCTGCTCGGGGCGGATCGTCGGCTACAGTATCGACTCCCGCATGCAATCACGTCTCGCCGTCAGTGCGTTGAACAATGCGGTTGCCCGCCGTAGCCACGACGTCGCAGGTTGTATTGTGCACTCCGACAGAGGCTCTCAATTCCGGTCCCGCAAATTCGTGTCGGCGTTGAACCGACACCATCTGGTCGGATCGATGGGCAGAGTCGGCGCCGCCGGCGACAACGCCGCGATGGAGTCGTTCTTCGCACTGCTGCAGCGCAACGTCCTCGACCGGCAGCGATGGAGCACCCGCGAGCAACTCCGGATCGCGATCGTCACCTGGATCGAACGGACCTACCACCGCCGGCGCCGCCAGGCCCGCCTCGGCCGGTTGACGCCGATCGAATACGAGGCGATCATCAACACAGCCGCATCAGCGGCATGA
- a CDS encoding HNH endonuclease yields MWAVDPPTCTVEESAKACANGIRDKELKANVNSAVPAFTQNSSDFQDRIHDQSLHQTKKSLYPIPGISDADLQKLYTGQLSRSGSKARRIYDAIKNNALHQLCSYCQYGMADTLDHFVPITLVHELAIDPWNLIPACIRCNKLLNDRFATAETDQLIHPYARPARDLLSTRWLRAEVLDQTPVVAFRADPDRRIDATTRRRIVNQFETLHLGELYSVVSAREISGIIRTLNSRFAEDDRESVVEHLLEQSKLAFEGDVNDRRGAMYEALGRDEWFTSVGYRSREVDSAA; encoded by the coding sequence ATGTGGGCGGTTGATCCGCCCACGTGCACCGTCGAGGAGTCGGCGAAGGCGTGCGCGAACGGCATACGAGACAAAGAGCTCAAAGCTAATGTAAATTCGGCAGTACCGGCGTTCACACAGAACAGTTCGGACTTTCAGGATCGCATTCACGATCAATCTTTACATCAGACGAAGAAGAGCTTGTACCCTATCCCCGGAATCAGCGATGCTGATTTGCAAAAACTATACACCGGTCAACTGTCCAGGTCGGGCAGCAAGGCTCGACGTATATATGACGCGATAAAGAATAATGCGCTACATCAGCTTTGTAGCTATTGCCAGTATGGGATGGCAGATACTCTTGATCATTTTGTTCCGATTACTCTCGTTCACGAGCTCGCTATCGACCCATGGAACCTAATACCGGCGTGCATTCGGTGCAACAAGTTGCTCAACGACCGATTCGCCACCGCGGAAACCGACCAACTGATTCATCCTTACGCCCGGCCGGCGCGCGACTTGCTGAGCACGCGGTGGCTCCGTGCTGAGGTTCTCGATCAGACTCCGGTGGTTGCGTTCCGTGCGGATCCAGACAGGCGGATCGACGCGACCACTAGGCGGCGGATTGTTAATCAATTCGAGACGCTCCACCTGGGAGAACTGTATTCGGTAGTGTCTGCACGTGAGATATCGGGAATAATTCGAACATTGAATTCGCGCTTTGCGGAGGACGACCGCGAGAGTGTCGTGGAGCATCTACTCGAACAGAGCAAACTCGCTTTCGAGGGGGACGTCAATGATCGACGGGGGGCAATGTATGAAGCCCTTGGTCGGGATGAATGGTTCACATCCGTCGGGTACCGATCAAGAGAAGTCGATTCTGCTGCGTAG